TGGTTGCATTGGATGCAACGTTCCGGAATCCACTCCGGCACCATCGTGGCGGTCGCGCGTTTTTCGTATTGGCTCGTGCCGACCGGGAACGTGCCGTCGGCGCGATCAATGAAGGTCGACACCGGCAAGTCATCGCCTGCCTGACGATTCATCACGTCGCAAACCTCGCAGATAAAGCGCGGCCGCTGTTGTTTCGCGGCGGCTTGCGCGGGCGTGTCCTCCACGGCGTGCCGCCATGCGTCGGGCACGGGAATTTCGATCGACGCGGCGACGCCGCGGTCAATCGCTTCAAAGTTCATCGCGACGATATCGTCGCCTTTGTGACCGTAACTTTTGACGACGGAATCTTTCAGATGACGGACCGCGTCCTCCACCGGAATGACTTTCGTCAGCGCGAAGAACGCCGCCTGCATCAGCATGTTGATGCGGCCGCCCAAACCGATCTCGCGCGCGATCGTCGCCGCGTCCATGATATAAAATTTCGCGTGTTGCTTGGCGAGTTTGCGTTTCAAGAGCGCCGGCAGTTTCGCCTCGATTTCTTCCGGCGTCCAGGTGCAGTTCAAAAGGAAGGTGCCTCCCTCTTTCAAACCGCGCAGTAAATCGTATTCATAGACATACGCCTGCCGGTGACAGGCGATAAACGACGCGTTGCGAATGAGGTACGGTTTACGCAAGGGCGTGTTGCCGAAACGTAAATGGGAAATCGTCACGCCGCCGGATTTTTTGGAATCGTACGCGAAATACGCTTGTGCGAACATGTCCGTGTTGTCGCCGATGATTTTGATCGCGCTCTTGTTCGCGCCGACCGTGCCGTCCGAGCCGAAGCCCCAGAATTTGCAGGCGATATGCTCCGTTTCCCGCGCCTGTTCGACCGCGACGCGCGCGAGCGAAAGTTCCGTCACGTCATCGATGATGCCGAGCGTGAAACCGTGTTTCGGTTCGTCTTTCGTCAAATTGCGGTACGCCGCCAGAATATCTTCCGGCAGTACGTCTTTGGAGCTCAAGCCGTACCGACCGCCGACTACGCGGATCGCGCGACCCGCGTGCGCGACCGCCGCCGCCACGTCCAAAAACAGCGGCTCACCGAACGCGCCCGGCTCTTTGGTGCGATCCAGCACCGCGATTTTTTTGACTGACGCGGGAATCGCCGCCAGTAAATGCTTGATCGAAAACGGACGGTAGAGATGCACCGTGACCACGCCCACTTTTTCGCCGCGCGCATTGAGCATATCCGCCGCCTCTTTAGCGACATCGCAGACCGAGCCCATGCCGATCACGACACGTTCCGCGTCGGGCGCGCCGTAGTAATTGAAAAGTTGATAATCACGGCCCGTGATTTCATTGATCTTGCCCATGTATTTCTCGACGATTTCCGGAATCGCCTGGTAGTAGCGGTTGGACGCTTCGCGATTTTGGAAGTAAATATCCGGATTTTGCGCCGTGCCGCGCGTCACCGGTCGATCCGGGCTCAACGCCCGCGCCCGAAACGCGGCGAGTGCTTCCTGATTGACCAGGCCCGCCAGCACTTCCTCATCGAGCACTTGAATTTTTTGGATTTCATGACTGGTGCGGAAACCGTCAAAGAAATTGATGAACGGCAGACTGCCCTCCAGCGCGGATAAATGCGCGACCGCCGACAGGTCCATGACTTCCTGCACGCCCTCTTCGCAAAGCATCGCGCAACCGGTCGCCCGCGCCGCCATCACGTCCTGATGATCGCCGAAAATACTCAAACTGTGCGCCGCGAGCGACCGCGCCGCCACGTGCAGTACGGCCGGCAACAATTCGCCCGCCATTTTATACAGATTCGGAATCATCAGCAAAAGGCCCTGCGAAGCCGTGTATGTCGTCGTCAGCGCGCCCGCCTGCAAAGAGCCGTGCACCATGCCCGCCGCGCCGCCTTCCGACTGCATCTCGACCACTTTCACCGGCCGACCGAACATATTTTTCCGCCCGTTCGCCGCCCAATCATCGACCAGCTCCGCCATCGGCGAACTCGGCGTGATCGGGTAAATCCCCGCGACTTCCGTAAAGTAATACGAAACGTGCGCCGCCGCCGTGTTGCCGTCCATTGTTTTCCAGTTCATGTCCATGCCACCCTTCTGTTTTCCGCTCATCTTGCAAACAGGTAAGAAACAGTGTAAGATTAAGTCATAATATGAGTAAAACGCATACATATAGTTAATTTTGCGATTTGGAACATGGCGCGTTTTGTTCCGATCCCATTGTTGACTGAATTATAGACGATTCTACCCAAACCAACAACCGCAGGAGGCAAGCATGGATTTTCATCACTTAAAATATTTTACGGAAGTCGCGCATCGGAAAAGCTTCAGCAAAGCCGCGCGGCATCTGCA
The nucleotide sequence above comes from Negativicoccus succinicivorans. Encoded proteins:
- the nifJ gene encoding pyruvate:ferredoxin (flavodoxin) oxidoreductase, encoding MDMNWKTMDGNTAAAHVSYYFTEVAGIYPITPSSPMAELVDDWAANGRKNMFGRPVKVVEMQSEGGAAGMVHGSLQAGALTTTYTASQGLLLMIPNLYKMAGELLPAVLHVAARSLAAHSLSIFGDHQDVMAARATGCAMLCEEGVQEVMDLSAVAHLSALEGSLPFINFFDGFRTSHEIQKIQVLDEEVLAGLVNQEALAAFRARALSPDRPVTRGTAQNPDIYFQNREASNRYYQAIPEIVEKYMGKINEITGRDYQLFNYYGAPDAERVVIGMGSVCDVAKEAADMLNARGEKVGVVTVHLYRPFSIKHLLAAIPASVKKIAVLDRTKEPGAFGEPLFLDVAAAVAHAGRAIRVVGGRYGLSSKDVLPEDILAAYRNLTKDEPKHGFTLGIIDDVTELSLARVAVEQARETEHIACKFWGFGSDGTVGANKSAIKIIGDNTDMFAQAYFAYDSKKSGGVTISHLRFGNTPLRKPYLIRNASFIACHRQAYVYEYDLLRGLKEGGTFLLNCTWTPEEIEAKLPALLKRKLAKQHAKFYIMDAATIAREIGLGGRINMLMQAAFFALTKVIPVEDAVRHLKDSVVKSYGHKGDDIVAMNFEAIDRGVAASIEIPVPDAWRHAVEDTPAQAAAKQQRPRFICEVCDVMNRQAGDDLPVSTFIDRADGTFPVGTSQYEKRATATMVPEWIPERCIQCNQCAFVCPHATIRPILTTEEEAEAAPEGFIVRDAVGANGMKFRIVISQEDCYGCGNCVDVCPAKGKALVMKPIEEEIDKQPLWDYAMSLPQKPNPMKKETVKGSQFEPTYFEFSGACSGCGETPYIKLVTQLFGDRMLIANATGCSSIYGASAPSMPYTTNQDGNGPAWANSLFEDNAEFGLGMFAGNDTIRERLRTIVDDFCPAINDPELCAALEDWSAHYMESEGTRERADRVIALLDARDDANPYVQKLRSYRDFFLKRSQWIFGGDGWAYDIGFGGLDHVLASGNDVNVLVLDTEVYSNTGGQSSKATPTAAIAKFSAGGKTSRKKDLGMMAMSYGYIYVAQIAMGANRNQALKAIAEAEAYPGPSLIIAYSPCIAHGLKAGMGMTQEESRRAVACGYWCNYRFDPSRIKKGLNPMQIDSREPTESFRDFLMGEVRFSALEKLFPEKAQELFAKTELDARIRRRSYLRLKESWATNLEEEKEKLADAVQQTHKPTDEIQYEVEKNISAKERAEKVKAAMEQI